From a region of the Halanaerobium hydrogeniformans genome:
- a CDS encoding 6-phospho-beta-glucosidase, producing the protein MVDKKGLKVATIGGGSSYTPEIIEGFIKRHDELPVKELYLVDIEEGKWKLDIVGNLAKRMVEEAGIDMEIHLTLDRREAIKDADFVTTQFRVGLLDARIRDEKIPLQYDCIGQETTGAGGMAKALRTIPVILDIAKDMEELAPDAWLINFTNPSGIITETVSKYTDINVLGLCNVPIVMEKMTAEILDADADKLRMDFVGLNHLVWGRAAYLNGENKISEVLDELATGNFKDVENVPDYEWGKEFLQSLGMLPCPYHRYYYLTDLMLQEEIEAAKNEGTRGEVVKGLEASLFELYKNEDLKEKPEELEERGGQYYSDAACDLISAIYNDKGTLHYVNVKNNGAVNCLPEDSVIERTSLIAKNGATPLNVDPLPPQVKGLLQVVNEYETLTIEAGVHGDYGAAVQALTIHPLVESSVVKDLLDDIIEKNINYLPQFNK; encoded by the coding sequence TTGGTTGATAAAAAAGGTCTAAAGGTAGCAACAATTGGTGGAGGGAGCAGTTATACTCCAGAAATTATAGAAGGTTTTATAAAAAGACATGATGAATTACCCGTTAAAGAATTATATTTAGTGGATATTGAAGAAGGAAAATGGAAATTAGATATTGTTGGTAATCTGGCTAAAAGAATGGTAGAAGAAGCCGGGATAGATATGGAAATACATCTTACACTGGATAGAAGAGAGGCAATTAAAGATGCTGATTTTGTCACAACTCAGTTTAGAGTTGGTCTATTAGATGCAAGAATTAGGGATGAAAAAATTCCTTTGCAATATGATTGTATTGGCCAGGAAACAACAGGAGCCGGAGGTATGGCTAAAGCATTAAGAACAATTCCAGTTATTTTAGATATAGCAAAAGATATGGAAGAATTGGCTCCTGATGCCTGGTTGATCAACTTTACAAATCCCAGCGGTATTATAACTGAAACTGTTAGTAAATATACTGACATCAATGTTTTAGGACTTTGTAATGTGCCAATAGTGATGGAAAAAATGACTGCAGAAATTTTAGATGCTGATGCAGACAAGCTTAGAATGGATTTCGTTGGCTTAAACCACCTTGTCTGGGGTAGAGCTGCTTATTTAAACGGTGAAAACAAAATTTCGGAAGTGCTGGATGAACTGGCCACCGGGAACTTTAAAGATGTTGAAAATGTTCCTGATTATGAATGGGGAAAAGAGTTTCTTCAGTCACTGGGTATGCTCCCCTGTCCTTATCATAGATACTATTACTTAACTGATTTAATGCTTCAGGAAGAAATTGAAGCAGCAAAGAACGAAGGTACAAGAGGTGAGGTAGTTAAAGGATTAGAAGCAAGCCTTTTTGAGCTCTATAAAAATGAAGATTTAAAAGAAAAACCAGAAGAGCTTGAAGAAAGAGGAGGTCAGTATTACTCAGATGCTGCCTGTGATTTAATCAGTGCTATTTATAATGATAAAGGTACTCTGCATTATGTAAATGTCAAAAATAATGGAGCAGTTAATTGTCTACCAGAGGATTCTGTTATAGAAAGAACATCTTTAATAGCTAAAAATGGAGCAACACCTCTTAATGTAGATCCATTACCTCCTCAGGTTAAAGGCTTATTACAGGTTGTAAATGAATATGAGACTTTAACCATAGAAGCAGGTGTACATGGTGATTATGGTGCTGCTGTACAGGCACTCACTATTCATCCACTTGTAGAAAGCAGTGTAGTTAAAGATTTATTAGATGATATTATTGAAAAAAATATTAATTATCTACCTCAGTTTAATAAATAG
- a CDS encoding glycoside hydrolase family 1 protein has protein sequence MQHETLKEFPEDFLWGASTSAYQAEGAWNEDGKGLSVIDVGNHPEDVSDFKVASDHYHNYKEDVALMAEMGLKTYRFSIAWTRIIPDGDGEVNQKGIEFYDNLIDELLKYDIEPLVTMYHFDLPLALQKKGGWSNRETVEAFVNYAEILFDNYGDRVKYWLTINEQNVMIMHGDALGLLEDESDNIKAELYQQNHHMLLAQAKTFNLCHQKLPEAKIGPAPSIAAVYPASSKPEDVLAADNYSAIRNWLYLDAAVFGRYNEIAWTYMEKNNCTPEIEEGDMQILKDGNPDFIAFNYYNTLAVEADFAKEDKESNFSGDQKTVDNQPGFYRRHENEFLEQTEFGWEIDPVGFRTTMRRIYSRYQLPLIVTENGLGAYDELEADDTINDDYRIDFLRKHIKQAQLAISDGVELFGYCPWSAIDLVSTHQGINKRYGFIYVNRDEFDLKDLRRIKKKSFNWYKNLIKTNGKEL, from the coding sequence ATGCAGCATGAAACATTAAAAGAATTTCCAGAAGATTTTTTGTGGGGAGCTTCTACCTCTGCCTATCAAGCAGAAGGTGCCTGGAATGAAGATGGAAAAGGTTTATCGGTTATAGATGTTGGTAATCACCCTGAAGATGTAAGTGATTTTAAAGTAGCCAGTGATCATTATCATAATTATAAAGAAGATGTTGCCTTAATGGCAGAAATGGGTCTTAAAACTTATAGATTTTCTATTGCCTGGACCAGAATCATCCCTGACGGTGATGGTGAAGTTAATCAAAAAGGAATAGAATTTTATGATAATCTAATTGATGAACTACTTAAATATGATATAGAACCACTTGTAACTATGTACCATTTTGATCTGCCACTTGCCTTACAGAAAAAAGGTGGTTGGTCAAATAGAGAAACAGTAGAAGCATTTGTTAATTATGCCGAGATACTCTTCGACAATTATGGTGACAGAGTTAAATACTGGCTGACAATTAATGAACAGAATGTTATGATAATGCATGGTGATGCTCTAGGTTTACTGGAAGATGAGTCAGATAATATAAAGGCAGAGTTATATCAGCAAAATCATCATATGCTCTTAGCACAGGCTAAAACCTTTAACTTATGTCATCAAAAATTACCTGAAGCAAAAATAGGTCCAGCACCCAGTATTGCAGCCGTTTATCCAGCTAGCTCAAAACCAGAAGATGTACTGGCAGCAGACAATTATTCTGCAATTAGAAACTGGCTTTACCTTGATGCAGCAGTTTTTGGCAGGTATAATGAAATTGCCTGGACTTATATGGAAAAGAATAACTGTACTCCAGAGATTGAAGAGGGAGATATGCAGATATTAAAAGATGGTAATCCGGATTTTATTGCTTTCAATTATTATAATACACTTGCTGTAGAAGCTGATTTTGCAAAAGAGGATAAAGAGAGCAATTTTTCAGGTGATCAGAAGACAGTAGACAATCAGCCTGGTTTTTACAGAAGACATGAAAATGAATTTTTAGAACAGACCGAATTCGGCTGGGAAATTGATCCGGTAGGTTTTAGAACAACTATGAGGAGAATTTACAGCAGATACCAGTTGCCTTTAATCGTAACTGAAAATGGCTTAGGTGCTTATGATGAACTGGAAGCTGATGATACAATCAATGATGATTACCGGATAGACTTTTTAAGAAAACATATCAAACAGGCACAACTGGCTATCAGTGATGGTGTAGAATTATTTGGGTATTGTCCCTGGTCTGCAATTGACTTAGTTAGTACTCATCAAGGCATAAACAAGCGCTATGGATTTATATATGTTAATCGGGATGAATTTGACTTAAAAGATCTGCGCAGGATAAAAAAGAAAAGTTTTAATTGGTATAAAAACCTTATAAAAACTAATGGCAAAGAGCTTTAA
- a CDS encoding Cof-type HAD-IIB family hydrolase, with amino-acid sequence MNSYKKMIFIDLDGTLLNSRSAVSKTNKKIIKKLIALNYAVIIATGRNYHEAAKLTKDIEGLAYITTNGSHIVDFDQSEIFNKPLNKKILISVINNLEQYQNLIYYITSPDEIIAKNKYKIFKNILFMEGFGKLFSLDGIIRLINNYKLISVTEKDDIINFLDQREMKVQKIYVMGREEELKKAKKNICQNFNGRIKVATSGNHNLEINAAEISKGHALKFLSKKWGIPLEETIAFGDGNNDLELLETAGTAVAMENTDSKELLKRADLIAPNNDHDGVAKMLIKLIPEDLL; translated from the coding sequence ATGAATAGTTATAAAAAAATGATTTTTATTGATCTTGATGGAACCTTATTAAATTCAAGGTCTGCAGTATCAAAAACAAATAAAAAGATTATAAAAAAATTAATAGCTTTAAATTATGCAGTAATAATTGCAACTGGAAGAAACTATCATGAAGCAGCAAAATTAACTAAGGATATTGAAGGACTAGCATATATAACTACAAATGGCAGCCATATTGTTGATTTTGATCAAAGCGAAATCTTTAATAAGCCTCTGAACAAAAAGATTTTGATCTCAGTAATTAATAATTTAGAACAATATCAGAATCTAATTTATTATATTACCTCCCCCGATGAAATTATTGCTAAAAATAAATATAAAATCTTTAAAAATATTTTGTTCATGGAGGGCTTTGGAAAATTATTCTCTTTAGATGGTATCATCAGATTGATAAATAATTATAAGCTTATATCTGTAACAGAAAAAGATGATATAATAAATTTTTTAGATCAAAGAGAAATGAAAGTACAAAAAATCTATGTAATGGGTAGAGAAGAAGAACTTAAAAAAGCCAAAAAAAATATTTGTCAAAACTTTAATGGAAGGATAAAAGTTGCCACTTCAGGAAATCATAATCTTGAGATTAATGCTGCAGAGATATCAAAAGGCCATGCACTAAAATTCCTTTCAAAAAAATGGGGAATACCTCTAGAAGAAACTATTGCTTTTGGAGATGGAAATAATGACCTGGAACTTCTGGAAACAGCCGGAACCGCTGTTGCAATGGAAAACACAGATTCAAAAGAACTATTAAAAAGAGCAGATTTAATTGCTCCAAATAATGATCATGATGGAGTAGCTAAAATGCTGATCAAACTAATTCCCGAAGATCTTCTTTAA
- a CDS encoding OmpA family protein, whose translation MSKKSIIFLMLIFLLFSLILPGAIFAGEDVEGSSDHPLISRFQDSYIIGYESVSYDEYIIALDGIITEAVQEGETTAEHEVIRGSNKRFPAEHEKLEGVITKITYLAPEDRSSLEIFRNYEMELQNAGFEIIYQSSGDEIRHYGDWHGRKYPYELDFSRGYSRHTYLDAPENPRYLAAKLDRAEGDIYLALFVHTANRFAMAPSTGAKAKIQLDVVELAPMEEGLVSVENMEDDLSRTGKAAIYGINFEFDSSQILADSHDVLAEIAKLLLENPELRLYVVGHTDDLGSLQYNRNLSERRAESVVDFLIDNHDIASDRLISAGVGPLAPESTNKTESGRALNRRVVLVEITE comes from the coding sequence ATGTCTAAAAAAAGCATTATTTTTTTGATGCTGATTTTTTTATTATTTAGTCTTATTTTGCCGGGGGCAATTTTTGCCGGGGAGGATGTTGAGGGCAGCAGTGATCATCCGTTGATTTCCCGTTTTCAGGACTCTTATATAATCGGCTATGAGAGTGTTTCTTATGATGAATATATTATAGCTCTTGATGGTATTATTACAGAAGCGGTGCAGGAAGGTGAAACAACAGCAGAGCATGAAGTAATTAGGGGTAGCAATAAGCGTTTTCCTGCTGAGCATGAAAAACTTGAAGGAGTAATTACAAAAATTACTTATCTGGCACCTGAAGATCGTTCATCACTGGAAATATTCCGCAATTATGAGATGGAATTGCAAAATGCTGGTTTTGAAATAATTTATCAAAGTAGTGGTGATGAGATTAGGCATTATGGAGACTGGCATGGAAGAAAATATCCTTATGAACTAGATTTTTCTAGAGGCTATTCTAGACATACTTATTTAGATGCACCAGAAAATCCTAGATATTTAGCAGCTAAATTAGATAGAGCAGAAGGAGATATTTATCTAGCTTTATTTGTCCATACTGCTAACCGCTTTGCCATGGCTCCATCTACTGGAGCTAAGGCTAAAATACAATTGGATGTTGTAGAATTAGCACCGATGGAAGAGGGCCTGGTTAGTGTAGAAAATATGGAAGATGATCTCAGCAGAACTGGTAAAGCTGCAATTTATGGGATTAATTTTGAGTTTGACAGTTCTCAAATTCTAGCTGACTCCCATGATGTTTTAGCTGAGATAGCAAAATTGCTGCTCGAAAATCCAGAATTAAGATTATATGTTGTTGGTCATACAGATGATCTCGGTTCACTACAGTATAATAGAAATTTATCTGAAAGAAGGGCAGAGTCTGTTGTAGATTTTTTAATTGACAATCATGATATTGCCAGTGACCGTTTAATTTCTGCTGGAGTTGGTCCTTTAGCTCCAGAAAGCACAAATAAAACTGAAAGTGGAAGGGCTTTAAATAGAAGAGTAGTTTTGGTGGAAATAACAGAGTAG
- a CDS encoding BglG family transcription antiterminator has protein sequence MAARDFYRVKKVFNNNVILAEKAEEKQEYILIAKGIGFSSKKGEEIDRSNFEIEKEFIPLRGEKRKNYLQLLEEVESKVVAVTEEIITMVADELEEDINQYIRIGLTDHIAFTLKRIRDGIEIANPFLAETRTLYNEEYSLAKKAVKMMEKSFNLKIPEAEVGFIAFHIHGARSNSEVSKTVQNTSLIKKLVSKVETEIGHKLAYQSLNYARLINHLRFALERIENNNDDNINPLLDNIKDNFAESFNLAAKLAEIIENRLDCKITEDEKGYLAIHLQRLKREVGIN, from the coding sequence ATGGCTGCTAGAGATTTTTATAGGGTGAAAAAAGTTTTTAATAATAATGTTATTCTAGCAGAAAAAGCAGAAGAAAAACAGGAATACATTTTAATTGCTAAAGGAATAGGCTTTTCTAGCAAAAAAGGAGAAGAAATTGACAGGAGTAATTTTGAGATAGAAAAAGAATTCATTCCTTTAAGGGGTGAGAAAAGAAAAAATTATTTACAACTTTTAGAAGAGGTTGAAAGTAAAGTTGTTGCAGTAACAGAAGAAATAATAACTATGGTAGCTGATGAACTGGAAGAAGATATCAATCAGTATATTAGAATCGGACTTACCGATCACATAGCATTTACTCTTAAACGAATTAGAGATGGAATAGAAATAGCCAACCCTTTTTTAGCTGAAACTAGAACCCTCTATAATGAAGAATACAGTCTGGCTAAAAAAGCGGTAAAGATGATGGAAAAAAGTTTTAATCTAAAAATTCCAGAAGCTGAAGTAGGATTTATAGCTTTTCATATTCATGGAGCTAGAAGCAATAGTGAGGTTTCTAAAACAGTTCAAAATACCTCTTTAATAAAAAAGCTAGTATCAAAAGTTGAAACTGAGATAGGCCATAAATTGGCTTATCAAAGTTTAAATTATGCCCGTCTGATTAATCATTTACGTTTTGCTTTAGAAAGAATTGAGAATAATAATGATGATAATATAAACCCTCTACTTGATAATATTAAAGATAATTTTGCTGAATCATTTAATTTAGCTGCAAAACTGGCAGAAATTATAGAAAACCGTCTGGACTGTAAGATAACTGAAGATGAAAAAGGCTATCTCGCTATTCATTTGCAGCGTTTAAAAAGAGAAGTTGGAATTAATTAA
- the nagE gene encoding N-acetylglucosamine-specific PTS transporter subunit IIBC: MKKVFSQLQRIGKSLMLPIAVLPAAALLLRFGAPDVFDIPFIMAAGGAIFDNLAILFGIGVAVGIAHDSSGSAGLAGAVSYFIITNSTEAINPDINMGVLAGIIGGLTAGFLYNRYYNIELPDFLGFFGGKRFVPIVTGAASVILAAVFGFVWPPIQETIHLSGQWIIGAGPIGVFVYGFLNRLLIPVGLHHVLNSFIWFVFGEFTTAAGEVVTGDLSRFFAGDPSAGFFMSGFFPIFMFGLPAAALAMYNSAKEANKKAVAGIFLSVALTAFLTGITEPIEFAFMFLAPALYVIHAGLTGLSLVITYIFGIQHGFGFSAGAIDYFLNYGLATRPLMIIPIGIAVFAIYYFLFRFVIEKFDIATPGRLDSEGGGNEMSVMPESQRKKSQSSSDITMQYIEALGGKENIKKVDACITRLRLEVNDSDKINEKVLKQMGASGVLKASKTNAQIVVGTKAEMIADKIKKEL; the protein is encoded by the coding sequence ATGAAAAAAGTATTTTCACAATTACAGAGAATAGGTAAATCTTTAATGCTACCCATTGCAGTTCTTCCAGCGGCAGCTCTGCTGCTCAGATTTGGTGCTCCAGATGTTTTTGATATTCCCTTTATAATGGCTGCAGGAGGAGCAATTTTTGATAATCTTGCCATATTATTTGGGATTGGTGTTGCCGTAGGTATAGCTCATGATAGTTCTGGTTCAGCTGGTCTTGCAGGTGCAGTAAGTTATTTTATAATAACAAATTCAACTGAGGCTATTAATCCTGATATTAATATGGGAGTGCTAGCGGGTATAATTGGTGGTTTGACAGCTGGATTTCTTTACAACCGTTATTATAATATTGAGTTACCTGATTTTCTAGGTTTCTTTGGTGGTAAACGTTTTGTTCCTATAGTTACAGGTGCAGCCAGTGTTATTTTAGCAGCAGTGTTTGGTTTTGTCTGGCCCCCTATTCAGGAGACAATCCATCTGTCAGGACAGTGGATAATAGGAGCAGGTCCGATTGGAGTATTTGTATATGGATTTTTAAATAGATTATTGATTCCAGTTGGTCTTCATCATGTTCTTAACAGTTTTATCTGGTTTGTTTTTGGAGAATTTACAACAGCAGCAGGTGAGGTAGTAACAGGAGATTTATCACGGTTTTTTGCTGGTGATCCTTCGGCTGGATTCTTTATGTCAGGATTTTTCCCGATCTTTATGTTTGGTCTTCCAGCAGCAGCATTGGCCATGTATAACTCAGCCAAAGAAGCAAACAAAAAAGCCGTTGCCGGTATATTTTTAAGTGTTGCTTTAACAGCCTTTTTAACCGGAATAACTGAGCCAATAGAATTTGCATTTATGTTTTTAGCTCCTGCCCTGTATGTTATTCATGCTGGACTGACTGGATTATCACTGGTAATAACCTATATTTTTGGGATTCAACATGGTTTTGGCTTTTCAGCCGGTGCAATAGATTACTTTTTAAACTATGGACTTGCCACAAGACCATTGATGATAATTCCAATTGGAATCGCAGTCTTTGCAATTTATTATTTTCTTTTCCGCTTTGTAATAGAAAAATTTGATATTGCCACACCGGGACGATTGGATTCAGAAGGTGGAGGTAATGAGATGAGCGTTATGCCAGAGAGTCAGCGCAAAAAATCTCAGTCTTCTTCAGATATAACAATGCAGTATATTGAAGCTCTTGGTGGTAAAGAGAATATTAAAAAAGTAGATGCTTGTATTACAAGATTAAGATTAGAAGTAAATGATTCAGATAAAATAAATGAAAAAGTTTTAAAACAGATGGGTGCTTCTGGAGTATTAAAAGCAAGCAAAACCAATGCTCAAATTGTGGTCGGTACCAAAGCAGAAATGATTGCAGATAAGATCAAAAAAGAACTGTAA
- a CDS encoding PTS sugar transporter subunit IIA, with the protein MFNIFKQKEIYINAPFKGEIIQLQDVADQAFAQKMLGDGFAIIPEENILQSPVSGEIIQIFPTGHALGIKTKNDLEVLVHIGIDTVELAGQGFKKLVKQGEKVEVGRALIEFDLDYIKENSPSIATPVIITNMEKVKNMELLKTASVRAGEKVLKIILA; encoded by the coding sequence ATGTTTAATATATTCAAGCAAAAAGAAATATATATAAATGCTCCTTTTAAAGGAGAGATAATTCAGCTGCAAGATGTAGCTGATCAGGCATTTGCTCAAAAAATGCTTGGGGACGGTTTTGCAATTATTCCAGAAGAAAACATTCTTCAATCACCAGTCTCAGGGGAGATAATTCAGATTTTTCCAACTGGTCATGCACTAGGAATAAAGACTAAAAATGATTTAGAAGTACTAGTTCATATTGGAATTGATACTGTAGAACTTGCCGGGCAGGGCTTTAAGAAATTAGTTAAGCAAGGAGAAAAGGTTGAAGTAGGTAGGGCATTAATTGAATTTGATTTAGATTATATTAAAGAGAATTCTCCTTCAATTGCTACACCTGTAATAATTACTAATATGGAAAAGGTTAAAAATATGGAACTATTAAAAACAGCTTCTGTGAGAGCAGGGGAAAAGGTATTAAAAATTATTTTGGCTTAA
- the nagB gene encoding glucosamine-6-phosphate deaminase, with the protein MKIIVEENYEKMSNRAALLLASQVHLKENSKIGLATGGTPMGMYNKLIEMYEAEEIDFFQVTTFNLDEYCGLSKENPNSYHYYMFDNFFNHINIKKENINIPNGMAADYNKECRDYESLIENAGGIDLQVLGIGANGHIGFNEPAEKLNVMTEVVNLREETIKANSRYFEAEEKVPKQAISMGMATILKSKRIILLASGKNKVEAIKATVSGKISTRVPASLLQTHPEVTMIIDKDAAALISEDNISANCQLEIKY; encoded by the coding sequence ATGAAAATTATTGTAGAAGAAAATTATGAAAAGATGAGCAATAGGGCAGCTTTACTGCTGGCAAGTCAGGTTCATTTAAAAGAAAATAGTAAAATTGGTCTGGCTACTGGTGGAACACCAATGGGGATGTATAATAAATTAATCGAGATGTATGAAGCAGAAGAAATTGATTTTTTTCAGGTAACTACTTTTAATTTAGATGAATATTGTGGTTTGAGTAAAGAAAATCCCAACAGCTATCATTATTATATGTTCGATAATTTTTTTAACCATATAAATATAAAAAAGGAAAATATAAACATTCCAAATGGGATGGCTGCAGATTATAATAAAGAATGTAGAGATTATGAATCTTTGATAGAAAATGCTGGGGGCATAGATCTGCAGGTTTTAGGAATCGGGGCCAATGGACATATTGGGTTTAATGAGCCAGCAGAGAAATTAAATGTAATGACAGAGGTAGTAAATTTGCGGGAAGAAACTATTAAAGCAAATAGCCGTTATTTTGAAGCTGAAGAAAAGGTCCCTAAACAGGCTATTTCTATGGGGATGGCAACAATCTTAAAATCCAAGCGGATCATTTTATTGGCCAGTGGTAAAAATAAAGTTGAAGCAATTAAAGCAACAGTAAGTGGTAAAATCTCTACCAGGGTTCCAGCTTCATTACTACAAACACATCCAGAAGTTACCATGATCATTGATAAAGATGCCGCAGCTTTGATTTCAGAAGATAATATTTCTGCTAACTGTCAGCTTGAAATTAAATATTAG